In a single window of the Deinococcus aetherius genome:
- a CDS encoding S-ribosylhomocysteine lyase, translating into MANVESFDLDHTKVQAPYVRLAGVKTTPRGDSISKYDLRLLQPNRGAIDPAAIHTLEHLLAGYLRDHLDNVVDVSPMGCRTGMYMAVIGEPDEQGVLRAFEAALRDTAGHDRPIPGVSELECGNYRDHDLKAARQHARDALAGGLKVQETVLLQR; encoded by the coding sequence ATGGCGAACGTGGAATCCTTCGACCTTGACCACACCAAAGTTCAGGCGCCCTACGTCCGGCTGGCGGGCGTGAAGACCACTCCCCGTGGAGACAGCATCAGTAAGTATGACCTACGCCTGCTGCAACCTAACCGGGGGGCCATTGATCCGGCGGCCATCCATACGCTCGAACATCTGCTCGCCGGATACCTGCGCGACCACCTCGACAACGTGGTTGACGTATCCCCGATGGGCTGCCGCACCGGCATGTACATGGCTGTCATCGGCGAGCCCGACGAGCAGGGTGTCCTCCGCGCTTTTGAAGCCGCCCTGCGCGACACCGCAGGACACGACCGCCCCATCCCGGGCGTCAGCGAGCTTGAATGCGGCAATTACCGCGACCACGATCTGAAGGCTGCCCGTCAACATGCCCGCGACGCCCTCGCCGGGGGCTTGAAGGTGCAGGAGACGGTGCTGCTGCAACGCTGA